From Nitrobacter sp. NHB1, a single genomic window includes:
- a CDS encoding P-II family nitrogen regulator: MKIVMAIIKPFKLEEVRDALTAIGVHGMTVTEVKGYGRQKGHTEIYRGAEYAVSFLPKVKIEVAVNSGQVDAVIEAIASTARTGRIGDGKIFVIGLDHAVRIRTGELDADAV, translated from the coding sequence ATGAAAATCGTTATGGCGATCATCAAGCCCTTCAAGCTCGAAGAGGTCCGCGATGCCCTAACCGCGATCGGCGTGCACGGCATGACGGTGACGGAAGTCAAGGGATACGGCCGCCAGAAAGGCCATACGGAAATCTATCGCGGCGCCGAATACGCGGTGAGCTTTCTCCCGAAGGTCAAGATCGAGGTCGCGGTCAATTCCGGCCAGGTCGATGCGGTCATCGAAGCCATCGCCTCAACCGCGCGGACCGGCAGGATCGGCGACGGCAAGATCTTTGTCATCGGCCTCGATCACGCGGTTCGCATCCGCACCGGCGAGCTCGATGCTGATGCGGTCTGA
- a CDS encoding ammonium transporter has translation MRFERPARAGLAVAAILAAVGLAGFADTALAQTTAAAAASPPKIDSGDTAWMLTATALVLMMTIPGLALFYGGMVRKKNVLATVMQSFAITCLVTVLWMVIGYSWAFTEGTNFLGGVSRMLLMGMGTDSVAAAAPTIPESVFMCFQMTFAIITPALICGAIADRMKFSAMMWFMGLWSLLVYAPIAHWVWGGGFLGGLGVLDFAGGTVVHINAGVAGLVCALVLGKRKGYGSENMAPHNLVLTVIGASLLWVGWFGFNAGSAVTAGGQAGMAMAVTQIATAAAALAWMAVEWGLRGQPSVLGICSGAVAGLVAITPASGFVDPTGALVIGAVAGIGCYWGATGLKHMMGYDDSLDAFGVHGIGGIIGALLTGVFARTAINKAGSGLIDGNVHQVIVQIYGILATVVYDAIVTLIILLAIKAVIGLRVSGENEREGLDITQHGEVVQ, from the coding sequence ATGAGGTTCGAACGCCCGGCCCGCGCAGGACTGGCCGTCGCGGCGATACTCGCAGCAGTCGGCCTTGCGGGATTCGCCGACACGGCACTGGCCCAGACCACTGCTGCTGCCGCGGCATCGCCGCCGAAAATCGATTCGGGCGACACCGCATGGATGCTGACCGCCACCGCGCTCGTGCTGATGATGACGATCCCCGGCCTCGCACTGTTTTACGGCGGCATGGTGCGCAAGAAGAACGTGCTCGCCACGGTGATGCAGAGCTTCGCCATCACCTGCCTTGTTACCGTGCTCTGGATGGTGATCGGCTATAGCTGGGCGTTCACCGAAGGCACCAACTTTCTCGGCGGCGTCTCGCGCATGCTGCTGATGGGCATGGGCACCGACTCCGTCGCCGCCGCCGCGCCGACGATCCCGGAATCGGTGTTCATGTGCTTCCAGATGACGTTCGCGATCATCACGCCGGCGCTGATCTGCGGCGCGATCGCGGATCGCATGAAGTTCTCGGCGATGATGTGGTTCATGGGCCTGTGGTCGCTGTTGGTCTATGCGCCGATCGCACACTGGGTATGGGGCGGCGGATTTCTCGGCGGTCTCGGCGTGCTCGACTTCGCCGGCGGCACCGTGGTTCATATCAACGCCGGCGTCGCGGGGCTGGTCTGCGCGCTGGTGCTCGGCAAGCGCAAGGGCTACGGCAGCGAGAACATGGCGCCGCATAACCTGGTGCTGACCGTGATCGGCGCGTCGCTGTTGTGGGTCGGCTGGTTCGGCTTCAACGCCGGTTCAGCGGTGACGGCCGGCGGACAGGCCGGCATGGCGATGGCGGTGACGCAGATCGCGACCGCCGCCGCGGCGCTGGCCTGGATGGCCGTCGAGTGGGGTCTGCGCGGCCAGCCGAGCGTGCTCGGCATCTGCTCCGGCGCGGTCGCCGGTCTCGTCGCCATCACCCCGGCCTCGGGCTTCGTCGACCCAACCGGGGCGCTGGTGATCGGCGCGGTCGCCGGCATCGGCTGCTACTGGGGCGCCACCGGCCTCAAGCACATGATGGGCTATGACGACAGCCTCGACGCCTTCGGCGTCCACGGCATCGGCGGCATCATCGGCGCGCTGCTCACCGGCGTGTTCGCCCGCACCGCCATCAACAAGGCCGGCTCAGGCCTGATCGACGGCAACGTCCATCAGGTGATCGTCCAGATCTACGGCATCCTCGCAACCGTCGTTTATGACGCCATCGTCACCCTGATTATCCTGCTGGCCATCAAGGCGGTGATCGGCCTGCGCGTCAGCGGCGAGAACGAACGCGAAGGTCTCGACATCACCCAGCACGGCGAGGTCGTGCAATGA
- a CDS encoding P-II family nitrogen regulator — translation MKLVVAIIKPFKLDEVRQALTAVGAHGMTVTEVKGYGRQKGHTEIYRGAEYVVNFLPKLRIEVAVASELADKTVEVITAAARTGQIGDGKIFVIPIDHALRIRTGETDDDAL, via the coding sequence GCCATTATCAAACCTTTCAAGCTTGACGAGGTCCGCCAGGCGCTGACCGCGGTCGGCGCGCACGGTATGACCGTGACCGAGGTCAAGGGCTACGGGCGTCAGAAAGGCCATACCGAGATCTATCGCGGCGCCGAATACGTCGTGAATTTCCTGCCCAAGCTGCGGATCGAGGTCGCGGTCGCCTCGGAGCTTGCGGACAAGACCGTCGAGGTCATCACCGCGGCCGCGCGCACCGGCCAGATCGGCGACGGCAAGATTTTCGTGATTCCGATCGATCACGCGCTGCGCATCCGCACCGGCGAGACCGACGACGACGCGCTGTGA
- a CDS encoding LON peptidase substrate-binding domain-containing protein, giving the protein MPINADYRGPGDLPEVIPVFPLPGALLLPRGQMPLNIFEMRYLAMVDDAFRDGHRLIGMIQPDITNSASEDRPKLFGVGCVGRITQFAESGDGRYILELTGVSRFRVAEELTVLTPYRQCKVDFFAYADDLTARKGEDAVDRERLLEVLTDFLKVNDLKVDWEGIETAPNEALVNALAMMSPYGSPEKQAMLEAPDLKTRAEILIAVTEMDLAKKRTSGDPGLQ; this is encoded by the coding sequence ATGCCCATCAATGCCGACTATCGCGGTCCCGGTGACCTTCCCGAAGTGATACCGGTCTTTCCGCTGCCCGGCGCGCTGCTGCTGCCGCGCGGGCAGATGCCGCTCAATATCTTCGAAATGCGTTATCTGGCGATGGTCGACGACGCGTTCCGCGACGGCCATCGCCTGATCGGCATGATCCAGCCCGACATCACCAATTCCGCAAGCGAGGACCGGCCGAAGCTGTTCGGCGTCGGCTGCGTCGGGCGCATCACCCAGTTCGCCGAATCCGGCGACGGCCGCTACATTCTCGAACTCACCGGCGTCTCGCGTTTCCGGGTCGCGGAAGAGCTGACGGTGTTGACGCCCTATCGCCAGTGCAAGGTGGATTTCTTCGCGTATGCCGATGATCTGACCGCGCGCAAGGGCGAGGACGCCGTCGACCGCGAGCGGCTGCTCGAAGTGCTAACCGATTTTCTCAAGGTCAACGACCTGAAGGTGGATTGGGAGGGCATCGAGACCGCGCCGAACGAGGCGCTGGTCAACGCGCTGGCGATGATGTCGCCCTACGGCTCGCCGGAAAAGCAGGCGATGCTGGAAGCGCCCGATCTGAAAACGCGCGCGGAAATTCTGATCGCCGTCACCGAAATGGACCTCGCGAAAAAGCGCACCAGCGGCGACCCCGGGCTGCAGTAG
- a CDS encoding co-chaperone YbbN, with protein MTIVEQASGPQASDLIRETTTQTFMNDVVEESTHQPVLVDFWAPSCAPCRQLTPILEKAVLAAGGKVKLVKMNIDQHPAIFQQLAAQIGNQSIPAVFAFAGGRPVDYFMGAAPESQINAFIGKLTQGAAAPGGPNVEEILQEAEAALAAGDPTTAASIYAEVVGFDAANLPAIAGLARCYATTGALDKAKQTLALVPESKRGDAAVTTVQAMIDLAEQASSLGPVAELERKVTENPLDHQARFDLATALNAGGKRSDATDHLLDIVKRDRKWNDDAARKQLVQFFEAWGAADEATVEGRKRLSTILFS; from the coding sequence GTGACCATAGTCGAGCAAGCCAGCGGGCCGCAGGCGTCGGATCTGATCAGGGAGACGACGACCCAGACCTTCATGAATGACGTCGTCGAGGAATCGACGCACCAACCGGTGTTGGTCGATTTCTGGGCGCCGTCATGTGCACCGTGCCGCCAGCTCACCCCGATCCTGGAAAAGGCCGTGCTCGCCGCCGGCGGCAAGGTCAAGCTGGTCAAGATGAACATCGACCAGCATCCCGCCATTTTCCAGCAGCTTGCGGCACAGATCGGCAATCAGTCGATACCGGCGGTTTTTGCTTTTGCCGGCGGCCGACCGGTCGACTACTTCATGGGCGCGGCGCCCGAGAGCCAGATCAATGCCTTTATCGGCAAGCTGACTCAGGGCGCGGCGGCGCCCGGCGGTCCGAATGTCGAGGAAATCCTGCAAGAGGCGGAGGCCGCGCTCGCCGCAGGCGATCCGACCACGGCGGCCTCGATCTACGCCGAGGTTGTCGGTTTCGACGCTGCCAATCTTCCGGCAATCGCGGGACTTGCGCGCTGCTATGCAACCACGGGCGCACTCGACAAGGCCAAGCAGACGCTGGCGCTGGTGCCGGAATCGAAGCGCGGCGACGCCGCCGTGACCACCGTGCAGGCCATGATCGACCTCGCCGAACAGGCGAGTTCGCTTGGCCCTGTCGCCGAACTCGAACGGAAAGTGACAGAAAATCCGCTCGATCATCAGGCGCGATTCGACCTCGCGACCGCGCTGAACGCCGGCGGCAAACGTAGCGATGCCACCGATCACCTGCTCGACATCGTCAAGCGCGACCGCAAATGGAACGACGACGCCGCCCGCAAGCAGCTCGTGCAATTCTTCGAAGCGTGGGGCGCCGCCGACGAAGCCACCGTCGAGGGACGCAAACGCCTGTCGACGATCCTGTTTTCCTAG
- a CDS encoding Trm112 family protein — protein sequence MTAPSDRPEDTVDPKLLEILVCPVTKGPLEFDGARQELISRSAKLAYPIREGIPIMLPEEARKIE from the coding sequence ATGACCGCCCCCTCCGATCGCCCCGAAGATACCGTCGATCCAAAGCTTCTGGAGATTCTGGTCTGCCCGGTGACCAAGGGACCGCTGGAATTCGACGGCGCGCGGCAGGAACTGATTTCGCGCTCGGCCAAACTCGCCTACCCGATCCGCGAGGGCATTCCGATCATGCTGCCGGAAGAGGCCAGGAAGATCGAGTAA